A segment of the Pseudomonadota bacterium genome:
CGTTTTTGATGAAATCCATAAACACAAAAACTGGAGAAATATACTGAAAGGCATCTATGATACAAGCAAGGAAAAAATAAGAGTTCTTGTTACGGGGAGTGCCCGTCTGGGGATGTATAGGAAATCAGGGGATTCGTTAATCGGGCGGTATTTTTCATATCAGATGCTTCCGCTTGGACTCCCTGAGGCAGCAGGAGACTTCTCTTCTGTACTTCAGAATGATGAGCCTTTTGTTAGAGGAGACCTGTTAATGGATTTCGCAAGGAAGGTAAGGACTCAGGGCTTAGTGGATAGCCTTGCAAATCTTCTTATCTTTGGCGGTTTTCCCGAACCATTCCTTAAGAACTCACCGAGATTTCACAAAAGATGGCGGAGAGAGTACAAAACACTCCTTACAAAAGAAGATGTACGGGATTTGTCAAGAATCACGGATATAAGAGGTATTGAACAGATTATAGAGATACTTCCCACAAAAGTAGGGTCTCCACTGAGCATAAATTCTCTGCGGGAGGATACAGGTTATCACCACGCAACAATAGTTAATTGGCTTGAGATTCTAAAAGAACTCTACCTTATCTTTACCATCAGGCCATGGCAAAAAACTATAGTGCGCTCTGTAAAGAAGGAGACAAAGCTCTACTTTTTTGACTGGTCAAATATTCCTGATGGCGGATACCGCTTCGAAAACCTTATTGCAGTGTGTTTACTCAGAATGGCAGCACGATTTACTGAAACAGGTTTAGGAAATTTCGAAATCATGTATCTAAAGGACAAGAATAAACACGAGGTGGACTTTCTTCTAACAAAAGACAGCAAGCCTTTTGCATTATTTGAAACGAAAGAGGCAGATACTTCAATCAGCGCCACAGGGAGATATTTCGGTAATAAACTAAGTATCCCTTTTTATCAGATTGTTTATCGCTGCGAC
Coding sequences within it:
- a CDS encoding ATP-binding protein → MERLVGTYIFDPEMNAGKMVFLTGPRQVGKTTFAKNWLASVGFEDMYFNWDDPAVLKEYTRNPLYFRNIIDNKFKGEPVPLVFDEIHKHKNWRNILKGIYDTSKEKIRVLVTGSARLGMYRKSGDSLIGRYFSYQMLPLGLPEAAGDFSSVLQNDEPFVRGDLLMDFARKVRTQGLVDSLANLLIFGGFPEPFLKNSPRFHKRWRREYKTLLTKEDVRDLSRITDIRGIEQIIEILPTKVGSPLSINSLREDTGYHHATIVNWLEILKELYLIFTIRPWQKTIVRSVKKETKLYFFDWSNIPDGGYRFENLIAVCLLRMAARFTETGLGNFEIMYLKDKNKHEVDFLLTKDSKPFALFETKEADTSISATGRYFGNKLSIPFYQIVYRCDNVETFPDNCFIIPAANLLMLTG